Proteins from a genomic interval of Corynebacterium freiburgense:
- a CDS encoding ADP-ribosylglycohydrolase family protein yields the protein MNPASGTHKSSSLERARGVLYGQIIGDNLGALVEFRAPETIAELYPNGVRELTDGGVHSIIAGQPTDDSEMALALARSLIRNNGFVLDDVQASYLRWAHSNPFDIGTTCANALLRGRRDETSQANGALMRISPLAIYAARVSEDQARNMAKADCLITHPHHICQEINEAFVVAIAAAIRDGLDANEVLDLLAQDPSEVVRDLVARARAGEKRDLVGRMGWVKNAFFQALWELAQGENFEESLVHTISLGGDADTNAAVCGALLGAVYGEEAIPERWRTVIDHCTPGPDTLQPRDKEYWPHDVRDLAAKLLGNGGGA from the coding sequence ATGAATCCAGCAAGCGGGACCCACAAGTCCAGTTCATTGGAGCGAGCTCGTGGGGTATTGTACGGTCAAATTATCGGCGATAATCTTGGCGCATTAGTAGAATTCCGGGCACCTGAAACAATTGCGGAACTTTATCCTAATGGTGTGCGTGAGCTTACCGATGGCGGCGTTCATTCGATTATCGCTGGTCAACCAACTGATGATTCAGAGATGGCTCTTGCATTGGCTCGAAGCCTGATTCGCAATAATGGTTTTGTTCTTGATGATGTTCAGGCTTCTTACCTTCGCTGGGCCCATTCAAATCCCTTTGATATTGGTACAACATGTGCGAATGCGCTATTGCGGGGCCGCCGAGACGAAACTAGCCAAGCTAACGGTGCGTTAATGCGAATTAGCCCCCTGGCAATTTATGCGGCGCGTGTAAGTGAAGATCAAGCGCGCAACATGGCAAAAGCGGACTGCTTAATTACGCACCCGCACCATATTTGCCAGGAAATCAATGAAGCATTCGTGGTTGCAATTGCTGCTGCGATTCGTGATGGCCTTGATGCAAATGAAGTACTGGATCTGCTTGCGCAGGACCCCAGTGAGGTTGTTCGGGATCTTGTTGCGCGAGCGCGCGCCGGGGAGAAACGCGATCTTGTTGGCCGTATGGGATGGGTGAAGAACGCCTTTTTCCAGGCGCTTTGGGAACTTGCTCAAGGTGAGAACTTTGAAGAATCACTGGTGCACACCATTAGCTTGGGCGGTGATGCCGATACAAACGCGGCTGTGTGCGGTGCACTGCTCGGGGCCGTATATGGGGAAGAGGCAATTCCTGAACGTTGGCGTACAGTAATTGATCATTGCACCCCGGGCCCAGATACTCTGCAACCACGCGATAAGGAGTATTGGCCGCACGATGTTCGTGATCTTGCGGCCAAACTCTTGGGTAATGGAGGAGGAGCCTAA
- a CDS encoding alpha/beta fold hydrolase: MTLQTSTNRRFAHTLCSHTLNVPWDRAHPERGTLNIFAREIIPDGGEQWPMIVYLQGGPGFPAPRFTGPTGWLRTLLQRYRVLLLDQRGTGNSSDALIDAAEGSGEYFSLLRANNIVEDCEDFRKALGIDRWSLMGQSFGGFCITTYLSLYPNSIQHAYITGGLPATTCHIDDVYRATYTSTRRRNEQFYAQFPWADSRVREICHHLERSQEVLPTGERLSARRFRTIGIGLGRGIGFDDLGYLLENPFTQHNGEKRLRASVLAQIGQRVSFAENPLYAVIHESIYGGTVPGATQWSAHRIREEIPGFAVHADPRDLSEPYFLTGEHICPWMFEEDPALHPYKNIAEFLAEKDDWESLYNHESLSESSAVCAAAVYCDDMFVPMQYSLETAALFSDLRLHITNEYQHDGLRVGGEQILSTLMAKTNEY, encoded by the coding sequence ATGACGCTTCAGACCAGCACAAACCGTCGTTTCGCACACACTTTATGTTCGCATACCCTGAATGTTCCCTGGGATCGCGCTCACCCCGAACGTGGCACGCTTAATATTTTTGCTCGTGAGATCATTCCAGATGGTGGTGAGCAGTGGCCGATGATCGTGTATCTTCAGGGCGGCCCAGGGTTTCCGGCCCCTCGCTTTACTGGGCCAACTGGCTGGTTGCGTACATTATTGCAGCGCTATCGGGTGTTGCTGCTTGACCAGCGTGGAACGGGCAATTCTTCAGATGCGCTTATCGACGCCGCGGAAGGCTCAGGTGAGTATTTTTCGCTTTTGCGAGCAAATAACATTGTTGAAGATTGTGAAGATTTCCGGAAAGCTTTAGGGATTGACCGCTGGAGTCTTATGGGGCAAAGCTTCGGTGGATTTTGTATTACTACGTATCTTTCTCTTTACCCAAATTCGATACAGCATGCTTATATTACTGGTGGTTTGCCCGCTACTACTTGTCATATTGATGATGTATACCGGGCGACCTATACATCGACGCGGCGTCGAAACGAACAGTTTTACGCGCAATTTCCATGGGCCGATAGTCGCGTTCGGGAAATCTGCCATCATCTTGAGCGCTCGCAAGAAGTATTGCCCACCGGCGAGCGGCTTTCTGCACGGCGATTTCGAACAATTGGTATCGGGCTGGGAAGGGGGATTGGGTTTGATGACTTGGGATACCTTTTGGAAAACCCATTTACCCAGCATAATGGTGAAAAGCGCTTGCGTGCTTCGGTCTTGGCCCAGATTGGTCAGCGGGTATCATTCGCCGAAAACCCACTCTATGCGGTAATACATGAATCGATTTACGGAGGAACGGTGCCAGGTGCGACGCAATGGTCTGCGCACCGCATTCGTGAGGAAATCCCAGGGTTTGCGGTTCATGCTGATCCCCGAGATTTGAGTGAGCCGTATTTTTTGACCGGCGAGCATATATGTCCCTGGATGTTTGAGGAAGATCCAGCGTTGCATCCATATAAGAATATTGCTGAATTCTTAGCGGAAAAAGATGACTGGGAATCGCTTTACAATCACGAATCTCTTTCCGAATCATCGGCGGTGTGTGCGGCTGCTGTGTATTGTGACGACATGTTCGTTCCTATGCAATATTCATTGGAAACAGCAGCGTTATTTAGTGATCTACGCTTGCATATTACAAATGAATATCAGCATGACGGATTGCGGGTAGGTGGCGAGCAAATACTCTCAACACTCATGGCGAAAACTAACGAATATTAG